Within the Oceanimonas doudoroffii genome, the region TGCCCGAGGCCACCGCCGCCAGCAGCAGCGGCTGACGAAACAATTCACCATAGGAGCGCACCCGTTCGCCGGGTTGCAACGGGATCGCCGCCGGCAGCGGCAGCAGCAGGATCAGCAGCAGCGCCACCACATAGAGGCCGAGCAGGCCATAAAAGGCGCCGGCATAGGCACTGTCGTCGTGCCAGCCTTGAGACCATACCGCCAGGTTGGGACCAATTACCGCCGCCAGTATGCCGCCGGCCATCACCAGGCTGATGGCCCGGGCATGCTGGCCGCTGTCGCAGGCTTCCAGCGCCGCAAAACGGTATTGCTGACCTACCCCGATGGCGATCCCGGTAAGAAAGGTACCGGCGGCAAACAGCCCCAGGCTGGTCGACAGCAGTCCCTGCAGCGCCACCCAGGCGCCGAGCAGGCCAAACAGGTTGCCCAGCACAAAGCCCGCCTTGCGCCCCAGCCGCTGCATCAAATGCGCCGCCGGCAGGGTGGCGGCAATCAGGCCGGCGAACTGGCAGGCCACCGGCAGGGTGATCTGCCAGGCCTGTTCGGCCAGCTGCTGACCGATCAGTGCCGACACCGACACCAGCAGAATATTGCCCGACGCCAGCAACGCCTGGGCAATGGCCAGCCCCCATACGGTGATCGGCATAATAAATCCTTTTTTACATTAGCAACAATTGAAATACCTTACTCCACTCCGCCCTAAAGCAAAAGGCAAGGTTGGCGGAAAGGAAACCAGAGGTAGCATCAAATGCAGGAAACGAGGACGGGTTAAAAAACAAAAAGGCCCGCAAATGCGGGCCTTTGTCGACAGCCGGTTCGGCTTATTTGGTGGCGAGACGCTCTTTGATACGAGCAGACTTGCCGGAGCGGTCGCGCAGGTAGTAAAGCTTGGCGCGACGCACGGCGCCACGACGCTTCACTTCCACGCTGCCGATCAGCGGGCTGTGAGTCTGGAAGGTACGCTCAACGCCTTCACCGCTGGAGATTTTACGTACGGTGAAAGAAGAGTGCAGACCGCGGTTACGCTTGGCGATGACTACGCCTTCGTAAGCCTGAAGACGCTCTTTGCCGCCTTCAACTACACGTACCTGTACGCGCACGGTGTCACCCGGACCAAAGTCGGGAATGTCGCTGCGCAGTTGTTCTTCTTCAAGCTGCTTGATGATGTTGCTCATGATATTTCCTTACCTAGGGTAAACTGAAAACTCTACTGCTTGTCCTGCTGTTCGCGGACAAATTGGGCAAGAAGCTGTTCTTGCTCGTCAGTCAGAGCTAGGTTGTGAAGCAGTTCCGGCCTTCTCGACCAGGTACGGCCCAATGACTGCTGCATTCTCCAGCGCGCTATGTCTGCGTGGTTGCCACTGAGCAACACGTTGGGAACGGCCATTCCCTCCAGTTGCTCGGGACGCGTGTAGTGAGGATGATCCAGCAAACCTTCACTGAAGGAATCCTGCTC harbors:
- a CDS encoding MFS transporter, which codes for MPITVWGLAIAQALLASGNILLVSVSALIGQQLAEQAWQITLPVACQFAGLIAATLPAAHLMQRLGRKAGFVLGNLFGLLGAWVALQGLLSTSLGLFAAGTFLTGIAIGVGQQYRFAALEACDSGQHARAISLVMAGGILAAVIGPNLAVWSQGWHDDSAYAGAFYGLLGLYVVALLLILLLPLPAAIPLQPGERVRSYGELFRQPLLLAAVASGMIGYGIMVLLMTATPLAMDGHHHDFPATAMVIQWHVLGMFVPSFFTGRLIRRFGTRNVILWGCGALLLSVAVNLSGTGFWHYWWGLLWLGVGWNFTFIGATHLLTFSYRPAEKARVQGINEFLVFSAAALGSLFAGQGVVLLGWSGLNLFAVPWILLVLMLIWRLNTREPVAA
- the rplS gene encoding 50S ribosomal protein L19; translated protein: MSNIIKQLEEEQLRSDIPDFGPGDTVRVQVRVVEGGKERLQAYEGVVIAKRNRGLHSSFTVRKISSGEGVERTFQTHSPLIGSVEVKRRGAVRRAKLYYLRDRSGKSARIKERLATK